The Mycolicibacterium insubricum DNA segment CGCTCGATGTCCCACATCCGCGCGTCGGTGCGGCCGATCAGCTGCCAGCCGCCGGGGGATTCGCGCGGGTAGACACCGCAGAACTCGCCGGCCAACCCCACGGCCCCGGCCGGCACTCGGGTCCGGGGCGTGGCGCGCCGCGGTACCGTCAGGCGCGGGTCGCCACTGGTCAGATAGCCGAAACCCGGTGCGAATCCTACGAATCCGACCCGCCACGGGCGCCCGGTGTGCGCGGCAATCACCTCGGCGCGGCTCAGGCCGGTCAGCCCGGCCACCTCGTCGAGATCGTCGCCGTCGTAGTTCACCTCGATCACGAGTTCGGTGCCCGCCGGTGGCGGAGGTGCTTCGGGCGGTTCCGGCAGTGCCAACCCGCCAAGGCGCCGGCGCACCCCGGCCGCGGAGGCCGGTCCGTCCAGCACCAGCAGCACCGTGCGTGCGCCCGGCACGATATCGACGACGCCGGGCAGTGCGGCGGTGCGCAGCGCCGCTGCGGCGGTCAAAACCGCGGTGGTGCCGGGGAATTCCAGCAGCAGTGCCCGATCCCCGAACGCGGTGGGGGAGGCCGTCACAGCATCGGCTGGTAGCTCGGTTCGCGGCGTTTGACGGTGGCGATCACCCGGTAGGTCACCGGCAGCATGAACACCTCGACCGCGGTCTTGTAGAACCAGCCCAGCGCGGCGTAGACGACGAAATCGTGGAAGCTGCTGATGCCGATCACCGCCGCGGCGATTGCGCAGAACACCAGGGTGTCGCCGAATTGGCCGGCGAATGTCGAGCCGATCAGTCGCGCCCACAGGTGGCGCTCCTTGGTCCGCTCCTTGATCGCCACCACCGCCCAGGCGTTGATGGTCTGGCCGACCAGGAAGCCGGCCAGGCCCGCCACGATCAGCCCGGTGTAGGACCCGACCACGTTCGCGAAATGCTCCTGGTTCGGGTAGTCGGCATAGGCGGGCAGGTACACGGTGACCCAGAAAGCCAGTGCAGCAAGGATATTCATCGCGAAGCCGAGCAGGATGGCGCGGCGTGCCGCAGCGAAGCCGTACACCTCCGACAGCACGTCGCCGATGACGTAGGTCAGCGGGAACACGATGAAGCCGCCGTCGGTGATGATCGGGCCCAGCGCGACGGACTTGGTGGCGGTGACGTTGGAGATGATGACCAGAGCGGTGAAGACGGCGACCAGCGTCGGGTAGTAGCGCGACCCGACCTGGGCGAAACCGGGCGTCGGGGCTTCTGCCGGTGTGGAGCTCACCCGTTTAATGCCTTGGCCAGCAGCGGCGGCAGGGTATCGGCGACGACCGGCAGTGACAGCACGCTGGAATAGGTGATCGCCGCCGACAGTTCCCGTCCGGTGAACACATTGCGACCGGTACTGCTGGCCCGCAAACCCGCGATGGCCGGCTCGGCCAGCAGCCGCGCCTGTTCGTCGTCGCTCTCGGTGGTCCAGATCAGCACATCGGCCGCGTCGAGCACACCGGCGATCTTGTCCAGCGGGATCACCGCGCGGTC contains these protein-coding regions:
- a CDS encoding 5-oxoprolinase subunit B family protein, producing MTASPTAFGDRALLLEFPGTTAVLTAAAALRTAALPGVVDIVPGARTVLLVLDGPASAAGVRRRLGGLALPEPPEAPPPPAGTELVIEVNYDGDDLDEVAGLTGLSRAEVIAAHTGRPWRVGFVGFAPGFGYLTSGDPRLTVPRRATPRTRVPAGAVGLAGEFCGVYPRESPGGWQLIGRTDARMWDIERDPPTLLRPGAWVRFREIVP
- a CDS encoding queuosine precursor transporter, with translation MKRVSSTPAEAPTPGFAQVGSRYYPTLVAVFTALVIISNVTATKSVALGPIITDGGFIVFPLTYVIGDVLSEVYGFAAARRAILLGFAMNILAALAFWVTVYLPAYADYPNQEHFANVVGSYTGLIVAGLAGFLVGQTINAWAVVAIKERTKERHLWARLIGSTFAGQFGDTLVFCAIAAAVIGISSFHDFVVYAALGWFYKTAVEVFMLPVTYRVIATVKRREPSYQPML